A DNA window from Caulobacter mirabilis contains the following coding sequences:
- a CDS encoding transglutaminase domain-containing protein — protein sequence MKLTIGGLAVLAGGGLLLSQLAATAQTPYPAGNGTLAGMRFYDAEQLSPATAKAAYYDGAASAVTYNWASAKPIEITATAAALENDPQKIFLFVKNHVRYEPRFGAQKGALGAMIDRSGTAFDQAQLLVELLRAAGYSASYQVGTITLTGAQFNDWLGLTDPEAARQFLANGGIPATVSGAGTISQVEMGHAWVTVVINGATTTLDPSYKAMDRWAQIDVATEAGLSASSFVSTATNPTGSGTENGVGYITGVNLTGAESALNSAATTLLGKLKTTYKDKRAEEIMGGERIRPAADAWATPTTGVLNASWGSYSGGLPDKFRTKLTVEAYTCKVELFVDEIYGRRLVWRTPNDYEDGPPSTGVSSGEYMFMLQGGLPPGAGSSGNYPNCFSPPLPQNTIRISADLPYAARQGGVGAYGTWMDRVSLKEADASADAIIVHGWGDTANELQTRLNDDKSYREEVRPGLVDGKPPLTGEQEYWGPPYGKAGTQMQKLKARLYAGWLAQMTRATDIVEGASNTRIQHHYTIGVVYSQRQRQVHDLNWNGLDDPGEPFVPGSSLDEAIRMDLDSGFSTVSLAGVAADKVGARHTIAAFGAMLEGSLFEQQQDAVHTISTAQRFPFGQENFAGTIRYHRLLPGGAGVAQYREGVTSPRGVACTGQATANQNYTVIQANDRFLGPSSTVGYGVIRNMGPYTRRAPQGDYYMNRGCAWVAFNGDASEIAHVVTAINRPLKGGGGPGGRTKRSARRRCRPTC from the coding sequence TTGAAGCTGACGATCGGCGGCCTGGCGGTCCTGGCGGGCGGAGGGCTCCTGCTCTCGCAGCTCGCGGCCACGGCCCAGACGCCGTACCCGGCCGGCAACGGCACGCTCGCCGGGATGCGCTTCTACGACGCCGAGCAACTGTCTCCGGCGACGGCCAAGGCGGCCTACTACGACGGCGCCGCCAGCGCGGTGACCTACAACTGGGCGTCCGCCAAGCCGATCGAGATCACGGCCACGGCGGCGGCGCTGGAGAACGATCCCCAGAAGATCTTCCTCTTCGTCAAGAACCACGTCCGCTACGAGCCGCGTTTCGGCGCCCAGAAGGGCGCGCTCGGCGCGATGATCGACCGCTCGGGCACGGCGTTCGACCAGGCGCAGCTGCTGGTCGAGCTGCTGCGGGCGGCGGGCTACAGCGCCAGCTACCAGGTCGGGACGATCACCCTGACCGGCGCGCAGTTCAACGACTGGCTGGGCCTGACCGACCCGGAGGCGGCGCGGCAGTTCCTGGCCAATGGCGGCATCCCGGCGACGGTCAGCGGCGCGGGGACCATCTCCCAGGTCGAGATGGGCCACGCCTGGGTCACGGTCGTGATCAACGGCGCTACGACGACGCTGGACCCGTCGTACAAGGCCATGGACCGCTGGGCGCAGATCGACGTGGCGACCGAGGCGGGCCTGTCGGCGTCCTCGTTCGTCTCGACGGCGACCAACCCGACCGGCTCGGGGACCGAGAACGGCGTCGGCTACATCACCGGGGTCAACCTGACGGGGGCGGAGAGCGCGCTGAACAGCGCCGCCACCACCCTGCTGGGCAAGCTGAAGACGACCTACAAGGACAAGCGCGCCGAGGAGATCATGGGCGGCGAGCGCATCCGCCCCGCCGCCGATGCCTGGGCCACGCCCACCACGGGCGTGCTCAACGCCTCCTGGGGCAGCTACAGCGGCGGCCTGCCCGACAAGTTTCGGACCAAGCTGACGGTTGAGGCCTACACCTGCAAGGTCGAGCTGTTCGTCGACGAGATCTACGGCCGCCGCCTCGTCTGGCGGACGCCCAACGATTACGAGGACGGACCGCCGTCCACGGGCGTTAGCTCTGGCGAGTACATGTTCATGCTTCAGGGCGGTCTGCCGCCGGGAGCAGGATCCAGCGGCAACTACCCGAACTGCTTCAGCCCGCCACTGCCGCAGAACACGATCCGCATCTCGGCGGACCTGCCCTACGCGGCGCGCCAGGGCGGCGTGGGCGCTTATGGAACCTGGATGGACCGCGTGTCCCTCAAAGAGGCCGACGCGAGCGCGGACGCGATCATCGTCCATGGCTGGGGCGACACCGCCAACGAACTGCAGACCCGTCTGAACGACGACAAGTCCTACCGCGAGGAAGTGCGCCCAGGGCTCGTGGACGGCAAGCCGCCGCTGACCGGCGAGCAGGAATACTGGGGCCCTCCGTACGGCAAGGCGGGAACCCAGATGCAGAAGCTCAAGGCGCGGCTCTACGCCGGCTGGCTGGCGCAGATGACGCGGGCGACCGACATCGTCGAGGGCGCGTCCAACACCCGCATCCAGCACCACTACACCATCGGCGTCGTCTATTCGCAGCGCCAGCGGCAGGTGCACGACCTGAACTGGAACGGCCTGGATGATCCCGGCGAGCCTTTTGTGCCCGGCAGCAGCCTGGACGAGGCCATCCGCATGGACCTCGATTCCGGCTTCAGCACGGTCAGCCTGGCCGGCGTCGCCGCCGACAAGGTCGGGGCGCGGCACACGATCGCCGCTTTCGGGGCGATGCTGGAGGGCAGCCTGTTCGAACAGCAGCAGGACGCGGTGCACACCATCAGCACCGCCCAGCGGTTCCCGTTCGGCCAGGAGAATTTCGCCGGAACCATCCGCTACCACCGGCTGCTGCCGGGCGGCGCAGGGGTGGCGCAGTATCGCGAGGGGGTGACTTCGCCGCGCGGCGTCGCCTGCACGGGCCAGGCGACCGCCAACCAGAACTATACGGTGATCCAGGCCAACGACCGGTTCCTGGGGCCGAGCAGCACCGTGGGCTACGGCGTGATCCGGAACATGGGGCCCTACACGCGGCGGGCGCCGCAGGGCGACTACTACATGAACCGCGGCTGCGCCTGGGTGGCCTTCAACGGCGACGCCAGCGAGATCGCCCATGTCGTCACCGCCATCAACCGGCCGCTGAAGGGCGGCGGCGGGCCGGGGGGCCGGACGAAAAGAAGCGCAAGGCGCCGATGCAGGCCGACCTGCTGA
- a CDS encoding RHS repeat domain-containing protein, with amino-acid sequence MSRTLRTFALATALAAPAIYLPHPAHANVQYVYDSAGRLWKAIYSNGIVIEYRYDAAGNRTQIITYPGTPTPPPG; translated from the coding sequence ATGTCCAGAACGCTCCGGACCTTCGCCCTGGCGACGGCTCTGGCGGCCCCGGCGATCTACTTGCCGCACCCCGCCCACGCCAACGTGCAATACGTCTACGATTCCGCCGGCCGTCTCTGGAAGGCCATCTATTCCAACGGGATCGTCATCGAATATCGCTACGACGCCGCCGGCAACCGCACCCAGATCATCACTTACCCGGGCACGCCGACACCGCCGCCCGGCTGA